The Rhizobium leguminosarum genome includes a region encoding these proteins:
- a CDS encoding alpha/beta fold hydrolase — protein MTVIDRNHVQVRGDGPCAMIFSHGFGCDQNMWRFVAPAFEDDFKTVLFDHVGAGRSDLAAYDARKYSSLAGYADDLVEICRALGLTQTVFVGHSVSAMIGVIASLQAPELFESLVLVGPSPRYINDDDYLGGFSAADIDDLLTSLDDNHMGWSAAMAPVIMGNPDRPELSEELTNSFCRTDPEIAKAFARVTFTSDNRSDLPHVTARTLILQCRDDIIASEEVGEFVHRQVPNSQLVVLNASGHCPNLSAPDEVISAIRRFVR, from the coding sequence ATGACCGTCATCGATCGAAATCATGTTCAAGTTCGGGGCGACGGACCATGTGCGATGATCTTTTCGCATGGATTCGGGTGCGACCAGAATATGTGGCGCTTCGTGGCACCAGCCTTCGAGGACGACTTCAAGACGGTGCTGTTCGATCATGTCGGCGCCGGACGATCCGATCTCGCGGCTTATGATGCCCGGAAATATTCTTCATTGGCGGGCTATGCGGATGACCTCGTGGAAATTTGCCGCGCGCTCGGCCTGACGCAAACGGTCTTCGTCGGCCACTCGGTCAGCGCGATGATCGGCGTCATCGCGTCGCTGCAGGCACCCGAACTGTTTGAAAGCCTGGTCCTTGTCGGACCGTCGCCGCGCTATATCAACGACGATGACTATCTCGGCGGTTTCAGCGCGGCAGACATAGACGATTTGCTGACGTCGTTGGACGACAACCATATGGGGTGGTCTGCCGCCATGGCGCCCGTCATCATGGGCAATCCCGATCGACCGGAACTCAGCGAAGAGCTGACAAATAGCTTCTGCCGCACCGATCCTGAGATCGCCAAGGCATTCGCACGGGTGACATTCACGTCGGACAATCGCAGCGACCTTCCACACGTCACCGCCAGAACGCTGATCCTTCAGTGCCGCGATGATATCATCGCCTCCGAAGAGGTCGGCGAATTCGTCCATCGGCAGGTCCCAAACAGCCAATTGGTGGTGCTGAACGCGAGTGGCCACTGTCCCAACCTCAGCGCTCCCGACGAGGTCATATCCGCAATCCGGCGGTTCGTCCGATGA
- a CDS encoding GXWXG domain-containing protein, producing the protein MRGDQQEEMATWFRSLEPIQPKDMVGLWSGVGIPSGHPLDGVLENLNWFGKRFHSDMRADALLFKWRPGRLVPIEPSFLPIGLAIKMAPLGRTFVARHCFSYLQKRLRARGTTASLRLQRLDDVETAAMVYDKQPIVDYFRRIDDDGIAGMMCVHDDPRRFFFKLRKVIN; encoded by the coding sequence ATGCGAGGCGACCAGCAGGAGGAGATGGCTACCTGGTTCCGGTCGCTGGAGCCCATCCAGCCAAAGGACATGGTCGGCCTTTGGAGCGGCGTTGGTATTCCGTCGGGTCATCCACTGGACGGCGTGCTCGAGAATCTCAACTGGTTTGGCAAGCGCTTCCATTCCGACATGCGGGCGGACGCCCTGCTCTTCAAGTGGAGACCGGGCCGGCTTGTTCCGATCGAGCCAAGTTTCTTACCCATTGGGCTGGCGATCAAGATGGCGCCCCTTGGCCGGACGTTCGTCGCCCGCCACTGCTTCTCCTACCTGCAGAAGCGGCTTCGAGCGAGAGGCACGACAGCTTCGTTGAGGCTGCAGCGTCTCGACGATGTCGAAACGGCTGCGATGGTCTACGACAAACAGCCGATCGTGGACTACTTCCGGAGGATTGACGATGACGGGATTGCCGGGATGATGTGCGTGCACGACGACCCTCGGCGATTCTTCTTCAAGCTCCGTAAAGTGATCAACTGA
- a CDS encoding biotin transporter BioY yields the protein MSTRDLVLTALFAAIIVALGLLPPISLGFIPVPITAQSLGVMMAGVVLGARRGAIAVLIVLVLVAIGLPVLSGGRGGLAIFASPTAGFLIGWIFAAFVTGYLSERLVNHQQSGLVQTVSFFLAAMVGGIVVLYAFGITYLATVAGLGFTKAFVGSMAFIPGDVIKAFVAALLGRAVMVGYPLLPSRA from the coding sequence ATGAGCACCCGCGACCTCGTTCTTACCGCCCTCTTTGCCGCGATCATCGTGGCGCTCGGCCTGCTGCCGCCGATCTCGCTCGGCTTCATTCCGGTGCCGATCACTGCGCAATCCCTCGGCGTCATGATGGCCGGCGTCGTGCTCGGCGCCCGGCGCGGCGCGATTGCCGTGCTGATCGTGCTGGTGCTGGTGGCGATCGGCCTGCCGGTGCTTTCCGGCGGCCGCGGTGGGCTTGCCATCTTCGCGTCGCCCACGGCCGGCTTCTTGATCGGCTGGATCTTTGCCGCCTTCGTCACCGGCTATCTCAGCGAGCGGCTGGTCAACCATCAGCAATCCGGCCTGGTGCAGACGGTGAGCTTCTTTCTCGCCGCCATGGTCGGCGGCATCGTCGTGCTCTACGCCTTCGGCATCACCTATCTGGCCACCGTCGCCGGCCTCGGCTTTACGAAAGCCTTCGTCGGCTCGATGGCCTTCATTCCCGGTGATGTGATCAAGGCTTTCGTCGCGGCCCTGCTTGGCCGCGCCGTCATGGTCGGCTATCCCCTGCTGCCGTCACGCGCCTGA
- a CDS encoding energy-coupling factor transporter transmembrane component T family protein: MQSLYVEGNSVMHRLSPRLKLLSLTIFGVVLFISGNLVLLSIAVLLTTILYRMVGLPFADGLRRLRPIFLTIAVVALFNLIFNPWQQALVPLLRLTALMLLAATVTATTSIAEFIDEVTALARPLERTGWVQADDIGLALGLVLRFVPEIVGRYQAIREAHRARGLKVRPTTLLAPLIILTLRDADNIAAAIDARGIRRHVS, encoded by the coding sequence ATGCAGTCGCTCTATGTCGAAGGCAACAGCGTGATGCACCGGCTCTCGCCGCGGCTAAAACTGTTGTCGCTGACGATCTTCGGCGTGGTGCTGTTCATCAGCGGGAACCTCGTCCTGCTGTCGATCGCCGTGCTGCTGACGACGATCCTCTACCGGATGGTCGGCCTGCCGTTTGCCGATGGGCTCAGGCGGCTGCGACCGATCTTCCTGACGATCGCGGTCGTGGCACTCTTCAACCTGATCTTCAATCCCTGGCAGCAGGCGCTCGTGCCCCTGCTGCGGCTGACGGCGCTGATGCTTCTGGCCGCCACCGTGACGGCGACGACGTCGATCGCTGAGTTCATCGACGAGGTCACGGCGCTTGCCCGCCCGCTCGAACGCACCGGCTGGGTGCAGGCCGACGATATCGGGCTGGCGCTCGGGCTGGTGCTGCGCTTCGTGCCGGAGATCGTCGGGCGTTATCAGGCGATCCGCGAGGCGCATAGGGCACGCGGGCTGAAGGTCCGGCCGACGACGCTGCTGGCGCCGCTGATCATCCTGACGCTCAGAGATGCGGATAATATCGCCGCGGCGATTGACGCGCGCGGCATTCGGCGGCATGTGAGTTAA
- a CDS encoding energy-coupling factor ABC transporter ATP-binding protein, which yields MDIRFEGAGVSFGARVALQPLTLGISGKRIGVIGLNGSGKTTFARLINGLAKPSVGRVTVNGRDTSDEKTAVADVGFIFQSPQNQIILPIVKDDIAFGLKRRGFTKAEIEAKVEGVLARFGAEALADRRAHELSGGELQVAALCSVLATGPGILILDEPTNQLDLKNRALVEKIIAGLPESAIIITHDLDLIAGFERVLLFHEGRLAADAPAAEAIARYKEIAA from the coding sequence TTGGATATTCGTTTCGAAGGTGCCGGGGTCAGTTTCGGGGCACGGGTGGCGCTACAGCCGCTGACGCTTGGCATCAGCGGGAAACGCATCGGTGTCATCGGGCTGAACGGCTCGGGCAAGACGACTTTCGCGCGGTTGATCAATGGATTGGCCAAACCGTCGGTCGGCCGCGTCACCGTCAACGGCCGCGACACGAGCGATGAGAAGACTGCAGTGGCCGATGTCGGCTTCATCTTCCAGTCGCCGCAGAACCAGATCATCCTGCCGATCGTCAAAGACGACATCGCCTTCGGGCTGAAGCGGCGCGGCTTCACCAAGGCGGAAATCGAGGCGAAGGTCGAGGGCGTGCTGGCCCGCTTCGGCGCCGAGGCGCTGGCCGATCGCCGCGCGCATGAGCTTTCCGGCGGCGAGTTGCAGGTGGCCGCCCTCTGCTCTGTGCTGGCAACGGGGCCTGGCATTCTCATCCTCGACGAGCCGACCAACCAGCTTGACCTCAAGAACCGGGCGCTGGTCGAGAAGATCATCGCCGGGCTGCCGGAAAGCGCCATCATCATCACCCATGATCTGGACCTGATCGCCGGTTTCGAGCGGGTGCTTCTGTTTCATGAAGGGCGGCTTGCCGCCGATGCGCCGGCTGCCGAAGCGATAGCCCGCTACAAGGAGATCGCCGCCTGA
- a CDS encoding winged helix-turn-helix domain-containing protein: MTNLLSNSDARRVFLAKQGLSAPPNRALNKAGLLQLIHELGFVQVDSIQTVERAHHQILFSRNQTYRREHLTALLEKERALFEHWTHDASILPSAFFVYWKHKFRHQEKVLIERWRKWRGEGFEAAFEETYERVRRDGAILSRDIKADGHVSGGWWNWHPNKTALEYFWHTGKLAIAGRSNFQKIYDLTERVIPAQFREPEVSREEFVDWACRSALARLGFATHGEIAAFWNLVSPDEAKAWVSAHRDELTEVLIEPALGGKARPSWAFADFLSTLDTYPGAPPRIRVLSPFDPMIRDRNRTERLFGFFYRIEVFVPEPKREYGYYVFPLLEGDRLIGRIDMKADRKKSTLDVKRLWLEPGMKPSAGRLERLEAELDRLARFAGVENVVFLDGWRA; the protein is encoded by the coding sequence ATGACGAATCTGCTTTCCAATTCCGACGCCCGCCGTGTCTTCCTTGCCAAGCAGGGCCTCAGCGCTCCGCCGAACCGCGCCTTGAACAAGGCCGGCCTGTTGCAGCTGATCCATGAACTGGGTTTCGTCCAGGTGGACAGCATCCAGACGGTGGAGCGGGCCCATCATCAGATCCTGTTTTCCCGCAACCAGACCTACCGGCGCGAGCATCTGACGGCGCTGCTCGAGAAGGAACGCGCTTTGTTCGAGCACTGGACGCACGATGCCTCGATCTTGCCGAGCGCCTTCTTCGTCTATTGGAAGCACAAGTTCCGCCACCAGGAGAAGGTCTTGATCGAGCGCTGGCGCAAATGGCGCGGCGAGGGCTTCGAGGCGGCCTTCGAGGAGACCTATGAGCGCGTGCGGCGCGACGGCGCGATCCTGTCGCGCGACATCAAGGCCGATGGCCACGTTTCCGGCGGCTGGTGGAACTGGCATCCGAACAAGACGGCGCTCGAATATTTCTGGCACACCGGCAAGCTCGCCATCGCCGGCCGCTCGAATTTCCAGAAGATCTATGATCTCACCGAGCGGGTCATTCCGGCCCAATTCCGCGAGCCGGAGGTGAGCCGCGAGGAGTTTGTCGACTGGGCCTGCCGCAGCGCCCTTGCCCGCCTCGGCTTTGCTACCCATGGCGAGATCGCAGCCTTTTGGAACCTCGTCTCGCCCGATGAGGCCAAGGCCTGGGTATCAGCCCATCGCGACGAGCTGACCGAAGTGCTGATCGAACCGGCGCTTGGCGGCAAGGCGCGCCCATCCTGGGCTTTTGCCGATTTCCTCTCGACGCTCGACACTTACCCCGGCGCGCCGCCCCGCATCCGCGTGCTCAGCCCCTTCGACCCAATGATTCGCGACCGCAATCGCACCGAACGCCTGTTCGGCTTCTTCTACCGCATCGAAGTCTTCGTGCCCGAGCCGAAGCGCGAATATGGCTATTACGTCTTCCCGCTGCTCGAAGGCGACAGGCTGATCGGCCGCATCGACATGAAGGCGGACCGGAAGAAGTCGACGCTCGACGTCAAACGGCTCTGGCTGGAGCCGGGTATGAAGCCGTCGGCTGGCCGGTTGGAGAGGCTGGAAGCCGAGCTGGACCGGCTGGCGCGGTTTGCGGGTGTGGAGAATGTCGTGTTTTTGGACGGGTGGAGAGCATGA